Within the Chloroflexi bacterium ADurb.Bin180 genome, the region CGTTACGCGGACTCCTTTGCAGACCAACACGGCCACACCCACCAGGACATCGGTTGTCACGGCGGTGAGCACCGCTACCCCCACTGCGACCGGTACGACTCCTCCCACGAGCACGCCAACCAGCGCCGTTCCCAGCGTGACTCCATTCCCCATTAGCTGGAGCCAGGCAGTGCTGCAACAGGGCGTACTGGGTTACAGCGGAACCAGTGACACCTACATCGCCGAGAAAAACCCGTCGAGCAACTATGGCTATATGGCCAACCTCATGGCCAAAAACGACGGCAGCTATTCGGGACTGCTAAGATTCAACCTGCAGAGCATTCCATCGTCGGCTGTCGTCAATCAGGCCACGCTGCGCCTCTACACTTACAACCGTGACTATGGACTGCCCACGGAAATACAGATCTATGGCCTGCTTCGGCCATGGGTCGACACGCAAGCCAGTTGGCAGAGCGCATCGGGCGACTCGGTCTGGGGTCAACCAGGCGCGAGCAATCCGGGGGTGGACCGTAGTGAGGTCATGTACGCTGCCAGGACCGTGAGCACCCTTAGCACCTGGTATTCCTTCGACATCACCGCGCTGGTGGCACAGTGGGTGGCCAATCCTGGCTCGAACTATGGCCTGCTGCTGCGCGGCTCTGGCTCTGATTCCGTCAGCTACAGCTTTGCCAGCGCCAACTACCCATCGCTGTCGGTCAGGCCTCAGCTCCACATCGAGTACATGGTGCCCACGCCCGGGCCGACCAGCGTCCAACCGACAGCGACGAATACTCCCGCGGCAGTTGCCACGGCCACGCCGACCTGGACGCCAACCAGCACTCCCATTCCGACTCCCTCTGCCGTGCCGACCATGACACCTACTCCGCGACCGGTTAACGACTATATCACCGAGATGGAACAGCGACTGGCGGCAATTCAGCGCATTCTGGAAACCATTCTCTCCGTTTTCCAGCGCGCGGCCAGGAGCGCTCAACCTCCAGCAGAGTAATGTTATGTGCAGAGTCATTGTCATTGAGCCAGCGACGGGCACCGTGAAACAACGCAAGGAGAGAACGTGAACAAGCCGGCGTGGTTCCCGAAAGCGCTGCTGCAGAGCCTTCCTTTGGCAGCCGCGGTTCTGGCGGCGGTTCTGGGTGCCCGGCTGCTCGAGGCGAACGCGGATGAGCCTGCTCCACTCGTCTTTGTGCACGCGGCGCCCATTACCCAGGAAGGTGCAGCGAGAAACCTCAATAGCATGCGCCTCGTGCAGGCACCAATCATCGACGGCCACCTCGCGGAATGGCCCGGTATTCCCAGCATCGAGCTCAACCGCAACACCGCTTACTCCTTCCAGGGTCGCATCAGCAGCCTCGAGGACCTCAGCGCGGTTATTCGCTCCGGATGGGATGACAGCTATGTCTACTTTGCCATTGAAGTTACCGACGATGTCGTCATTGGCAACGATAGCACGGATGTCTGGCGCGACGACGGTGTCGAGCTCGGATTTGATGGCCTGCACGATCAATACGCCTGGGGCTGGGACGACCATCAGTACACCATCGTCGTGGACGGCCGGGTGACGGACCGCGGAACCCCGGCAACAGGGCTGCAGGTCGGCATCCAGCAGGTACCCGGGGGCTACAACATCGAAGTGGCTGTACCGGTGACTGCCCTTTCCCCCGGGGTCCCCGTCTCCGGCACGGTCATGGGCTTTACCGTCGGCCTGCAT harbors:
- the xynA_2 gene encoding Endo-1,4-beta-xylanase A precursor; this translates as MNKPAWFPKALLQSLPLAAAVLAAVLGARLLEANADEPAPLVFVHAAPITQEGAARNLNSMRLVQAPIIDGHLAEWPGIPSIELNRNTAYSFQGRISSLEDLSAVIRSGWDDSYVYFAIEVTDDVVIGNDSTDVWRDDGVELGFDGLHDQYAWGWDDHQYTIVVDGRVTDRGTPATGLQVGIQQVPGGYNIEVAVPVTALSPGVPVSGTVMGFTVGLHDDDDGGNWDAYLIWEGTNTSSSPELFGTLTFTERPEDHIIALEARLIKLERRLQELLAILKQYELVAPLE